The following are from one region of the Microbacterium sp. cx-55 genome:
- a CDS encoding heme ABC transporter ATP-binding protein has product MSRIAYSLSGVGYRVGGATILEDVTLEVAYGRVLALVGPNGAGKSSLLGILTGDASRSSGTVTLDGRPIEGFRARELSRIRSVLLQTNQVSFGYTAAEVVEMGRTPWVGSETAGPDDVAIPRALERADVAHLASRVFSSLSGGERARVSLARVLAQDTPIVLLDEPTAALDLRHQEDVLRIARDLAAQGRAIVVVLHDLSLAAAYADDIAILHEGRMQAMGAPSDVLTAERIERVYGTPVRVLDDPDTGRPVVLPRRSR; this is encoded by the coding sequence GTGAGTCGCATCGCATATTCCCTCTCCGGCGTCGGGTATCGCGTCGGCGGCGCCACGATCCTCGAAGACGTGACGCTCGAGGTCGCCTACGGGCGCGTCCTCGCGCTCGTCGGGCCGAACGGTGCCGGCAAGTCGAGCCTGCTCGGCATTCTGACCGGCGACGCGTCCCGCTCCTCGGGAACCGTGACCCTCGACGGCCGCCCGATCGAGGGGTTCCGGGCGCGCGAGTTGTCCCGCATCCGTTCCGTGCTGCTGCAGACGAATCAGGTGTCGTTCGGGTACACCGCCGCCGAGGTCGTCGAGATGGGACGCACGCCCTGGGTGGGGTCGGAAACGGCCGGACCCGACGACGTGGCGATCCCGCGCGCCCTGGAGCGAGCGGATGTGGCGCACCTCGCGTCACGCGTCTTCTCGTCGCTCTCGGGTGGGGAGCGCGCCCGCGTATCGCTCGCGCGGGTGCTGGCGCAGGACACCCCGATCGTGCTCCTCGACGAGCCCACGGCGGCGCTCGATCTGCGCCACCAGGAGGATGTGCTGCGTATCGCGCGCGATCTTGCCGCGCAGGGGAGGGCCATCGTCGTCGTGCTGCACGATCTGTCGCTCGCGGCCGCGTACGCCGATGACATCGCGATCCTGCACGAGGGGCGGATGCAGGCGATGGGCGCCCCGTCGGACGTTCTGACCGCGGAGCGCATCGAGCGCGTGTACGGCACGCCGGTGCGGGTTCTCGACGATCCCGACACGGGCCGCCCGGTCGTTCTGCCGCGCCGCTCTCGATAA
- a CDS encoding HtaA domain-containing protein, whose translation MQKLRRAPLWRVLASVLTGALIASGAALGVAIPAHAADGYTVAGAATSTPNDKITVAVSGAGYADIPLLPGQQERSLYVALIPKGTALSEIGQGGAVPNIAVSPDAQGNIVGSLEQSAATLDRAKTYELVAWPSRSNPSDANLYARADVAIDWNALFPAPVEPEPEPEPEPEPEPEPTPVYTVSGSSTVVPNEKVTVAITGGGYADIPLLPGQQARSLYVALIPAGTDLAGVGQGTAFPNAAVSPNAQGQISGSLEQSASTLDRTKSYEVIAWPSRSVPTNENVYSRSAVTIDWNALFPAPVPTVTVSKTSGLDSEGETVTVSGTGFIANAPATSGTRPPLAGKFAGAYVAFGSFADVWQPSAGAASTARKTFDTKWGLLAGDMATVGGSAAGAIEITPEGTFTTTLTVSEAEGALVDGNWGVYTYPGGGAKYAPFETYTPITFAAAPVEPVVPSITVSKTAGLDPEGETVTVTGANFDTSALGLYGPTAGKPAGFYAQIGWINESWRPSEGAASGARSNAYSAWVQSTETASPYLKWTTNADGTANFSWTVTIDKATLDAKSRQGATLAVFTIGAGGVVQAANELAVPIAFASAPVEPEVPVEPEVPVGEPTITVTPNTALDAGKTNVLTITGKNFVGPGAANGAYVLFGETSLWSGQGALPASGWIAQAHVQTGQITNGEFTTTLTVPAGTLDATKSYQVATSAAHGLSITDRSMDAFAPVTVAAPAAPFVGFPLGASVQPGQTLSIVGGGFAPGDVVTAVANSTPVTIGTATASASGIVSFSWAVPAGFETGAHTLTLSVAGAVVASAPFTVTAAAVLPAVEAPAAESCVAQSVSGASIQWGVKESFRSYITGSIANGSISGGWGAGAGAYSTDSDRGRVSYTGAVHYTGHNGLLDMTLSNPRIQVNSATSASLILNVQSTDASGNAAVNASGIVFATLSLPAASESSARISWSNASATLTSAGAEAFAGFYSAGTVLDPVSFSFPLGAEVPCDSTTTGDLAATGGESSFEVMWLGAGLLALGALLVVARRRRLTV comes from the coding sequence GTGCAGAAATTACGAAGAGCACCGCTGTGGCGAGTGCTGGCGAGCGTGCTGACCGGCGCGCTGATCGCATCCGGAGCAGCCCTCGGGGTTGCCATCCCCGCCCATGCCGCTGACGGTTACACCGTCGCCGGTGCGGCGACCAGCACCCCGAACGACAAGATCACCGTCGCCGTGAGCGGTGCGGGTTACGCCGATATTCCGCTGCTGCCGGGGCAGCAGGAGCGATCTCTCTACGTTGCGCTGATCCCGAAGGGCACGGCCCTGTCGGAGATCGGTCAGGGCGGCGCCGTTCCGAACATCGCCGTCTCCCCCGACGCGCAGGGCAACATCGTCGGCTCGCTCGAGCAGTCGGCGGCGACGCTGGATCGCGCGAAGACCTACGAACTCGTGGCGTGGCCGTCGCGCTCGAACCCGTCGGATGCGAACCTCTACGCCCGTGCCGACGTGGCGATCGACTGGAACGCGTTGTTCCCTGCCCCGGTCGAGCCTGAGCCTGAGCCTGAGCCTGAGCCTGAGCCTGAGCCTGAGCCGACTCCGGTCTACACGGTTTCCGGGTCGTCAACGGTCGTTCCGAACGAGAAGGTCACCGTAGCCATCACCGGCGGTGGCTACGCCGACATCCCACTCCTTCCCGGTCAGCAGGCGCGTTCGCTGTACGTCGCGTTGATCCCGGCCGGCACCGATCTGGCCGGCGTCGGCCAGGGCACCGCGTTCCCGAACGCCGCCGTGTCGCCGAACGCGCAGGGGCAGATCTCCGGCTCGCTCGAGCAGAGCGCATCCACGCTGGACCGCACCAAGAGCTACGAGGTCATCGCGTGGCCGTCGCGGTCGGTCCCGACCAACGAGAACGTCTACAGTCGCTCCGCCGTGACGATCGACTGGAACGCACTGTTCCCGGCTCCGGTGCCTACCGTCACCGTCTCGAAGACGTCCGGTCTGGACTCCGAGGGCGAGACGGTCACCGTCTCGGGTACCGGATTCATCGCGAACGCTCCGGCGACGTCGGGCACCCGCCCGCCGCTCGCGGGCAAGTTCGCTGGCGCTTACGTCGCCTTCGGCTCATTCGCCGATGTGTGGCAGCCGTCGGCCGGTGCCGCGAGCACCGCACGTAAGACGTTCGATACCAAATGGGGCCTCCTCGCCGGGGATATGGCCACGGTGGGCGGATCGGCTGCGGGCGCGATCGAGATCACTCCCGAGGGGACGTTCACGACCACGTTGACGGTGTCTGAAGCCGAGGGCGCTCTGGTCGACGGCAACTGGGGTGTGTACACCTACCCGGGCGGCGGCGCGAAGTACGCGCCGTTCGAGACCTACACCCCGATCACCTTCGCTGCGGCCCCGGTGGAGCCGGTGGTCCCATCGATCACCGTGTCGAAGACCGCGGGCCTCGATCCCGAGGGTGAGACCGTCACCGTGACGGGCGCGAACTTCGACACCTCGGCCCTGGGGCTGTACGGCCCGACGGCCGGCAAGCCGGCTGGCTTCTACGCCCAGATCGGCTGGATCAACGAGTCGTGGCGTCCGTCGGAGGGCGCGGCATCCGGAGCGCGCTCGAACGCCTACTCCGCGTGGGTGCAGTCGACCGAGACCGCATCGCCGTACCTGAAGTGGACGACGAACGCTGATGGCACCGCGAACTTCTCGTGGACCGTCACGATCGACAAGGCCACCCTCGACGCGAAGTCCCGCCAGGGCGCGACGCTCGCGGTCTTCACCATCGGCGCGGGCGGAGTGGTCCAGGCGGCCAACGAACTCGCGGTCCCGATCGCTTTCGCCTCCGCCCCGGTGGAGCCGGAGGTTCCGGTCGAGCCCGAGGTTCCGGTCGGCGAACCGACCATCACGGTCACCCCGAACACCGCGCTCGACGCCGGAAAGACGAACGTCCTCACGATCACGGGCAAGAACTTCGTCGGCCCGGGTGCCGCCAACGGTGCGTACGTGCTGTTCGGTGAGACGTCCCTCTGGAGCGGCCAAGGAGCGCTTCCCGCGTCCGGCTGGATCGCCCAGGCGCACGTTCAGACGGGTCAGATCACGAACGGTGAGTTCACCACGACGCTGACGGTGCCCGCGGGCACGCTGGACGCGACGAAGAGCTACCAGGTCGCGACCTCGGCCGCCCACGGTCTGTCGATCACCGACCGTTCGATGGATGCGTTCGCACCGGTCACGGTCGCCGCTCCCGCGGCGCCCTTCGTGGGCTTCCCGCTGGGCGCTTCTGTGCAGCCCGGGCAGACGCTGAGCATCGTCGGTGGCGGCTTCGCTCCGGGTGACGTCGTCACCGCGGTCGCGAACTCGACTCCGGTGACGATCGGAACGGCGACCGCATCCGCATCCGGGATCGTGTCGTTCAGCTGGGCGGTGCCGGCCGGGTTCGAGACGGGCGCGCACACCCTGACGCTGAGCGTCGCCGGCGCGGTCGTCGCGTCTGCGCCGTTCACGGTCACGGCCGCCGCCGTGCTGCCCGCCGTCGAGGCCCCCGCGGCCGAGTCGTGCGTCGCGCAGTCGGTGTCGGGTGCCAGCATCCAGTGGGGAGTGAAGGAATCCTTCCGCTCCTACATCACCGGAAGCATCGCGAACGGCAGCATCTCCGGCGGCTGGGGTGCGGGCGCCGGTGCGTACAGCACCGACTCCGACCGCGGCCGGGTCAGCTACACCGGAGCCGTGCACTACACGGGTCACAACGGTCTGCTCGACATGACCCTGTCGAACCCGCGCATCCAGGTGAACAGCGCCACTTCGGCATCGCTCATCCTGAACGTGCAGTCGACGGATGCGTCCGGCAACGCCGCGGTCAACGCATCCGGGATCGTCTTCGCGACGCTCTCGCTGCCCGCCGCGTCCGAGTCGTCCGCCCGCATCAGCTGGTCGAACGCGTCGGCGACGCTGACGTCCGCGGGAGCCGAGGCCTTCGCCGGCTTCTACTCGGCCGGCACGGTACTCGACCCGGTGTCGTTCAGCTTCCCGCTGGGCGCCGAGGTTCCGTGCGACAGCACCACGACGGGTGACCTCGCCGCCACCGGTGGCGAGTCGTCCTTCGAGGTTATGTGGCTGGGTGCGGGCCTGCTCGCCCTGGGTGCGCTGCTCGTCGTCGCACGCCGCCGTCGCCTGACGGTCTGA
- a CDS encoding sterol carrier family protein translates to MARRISTEEGRAALAGVSAAENPSRTDLATAVRYLLQLLVEKAPGHTVEVRVPPFGAVQVIEGPRHTRGTPPNVVETDARTWIAVATGAEQWADAASAGRIVASGTRADISDLLPLRP, encoded by the coding sequence ATGGCCCGCCGCATCTCCACCGAAGAGGGACGAGCGGCGCTCGCCGGCGTCTCCGCGGCCGAAAACCCGAGTCGCACCGATCTCGCCACCGCCGTGCGCTATCTGCTGCAGCTGCTGGTTGAGAAGGCGCCCGGCCACACGGTCGAGGTGCGGGTTCCCCCTTTCGGCGCGGTGCAGGTCATCGAAGGCCCGCGGCACACCCGCGGCACGCCCCCGAACGTCGTCGAGACGGATGCGCGCACGTGGATTGCGGTCGCGACGGGTGCCGAGCAGTGGGCGGATGCGGCATCCGCCGGTCGCATCGTGGCCTCGGGCACGCGCGCCGACATCTCCGATCTGCTGCCGCTGCGCCCGTGA
- a CDS encoding fatty acid desaturase family protein, with protein MSTHRAPSDRATVRESRSADGPRTDVDERPVPSGDPNTSPFRTTGPGNGARSGGTSSYSALLAQVKDAGLLRRRYAFYWSLFAVLVVATIGCGVAFVMIGESWWQLLVAAALGVLFTQFAFLAHEAAHRQVFESRKWNDRAGRFVATFVVGLSYAWWMNKHTRHHGNPNTVGKDPDIMPDTIHFLPEDVAAVKSAPVRFFLRFQGWLFFPLLTLEGLNLHWIAARSVISGNGIKADVAHRWLEGVLLVARFGIYLTAVFWFLPLGMACAFLGVQLAVFGVMMGASFAPNHKGMPTIAHDAKIDFFSRQVRTSRNIRGGWWVSLLMGGLNYQVEHHLFPSMPRPALKHARLLVREHCDRLDVPYTETTLLRSYGIVIRYLNRVGLSARDPFACPLVAELRIH; from the coding sequence ATGAGTACGCACCGCGCACCGTCTGACCGCGCCACGGTTCGAGAGTCGCGTTCTGCTGACGGCCCGCGCACGGATGTCGACGAACGCCCGGTGCCGTCGGGAGACCCGAACACGAGCCCGTTCCGCACGACGGGGCCGGGCAACGGGGCGCGCTCCGGGGGCACGTCCAGCTACTCCGCGCTGCTCGCCCAGGTGAAGGACGCGGGGCTCCTGCGGCGCCGATACGCCTTCTACTGGTCGCTGTTCGCCGTGCTCGTCGTCGCGACGATCGGATGCGGAGTCGCATTCGTGATGATCGGCGAGTCCTGGTGGCAGCTCCTCGTCGCGGCAGCGCTGGGCGTGCTGTTCACCCAGTTCGCGTTCCTCGCCCACGAAGCGGCCCACCGGCAGGTGTTCGAGTCACGGAAGTGGAACGACCGTGCGGGACGGTTCGTCGCCACCTTCGTCGTCGGCCTCAGCTACGCGTGGTGGATGAACAAGCACACCCGGCACCACGGCAACCCGAACACCGTCGGGAAGGACCCCGACATCATGCCCGACACGATCCACTTCCTGCCCGAGGATGTCGCGGCCGTGAAGAGCGCGCCGGTGCGGTTCTTCCTCCGCTTCCAGGGCTGGCTGTTCTTCCCCCTTCTCACCCTCGAGGGACTCAATCTGCACTGGATCGCCGCCCGCTCGGTGATCAGCGGCAACGGGATCAAGGCCGATGTGGCGCACCGATGGCTCGAGGGCGTTCTGCTCGTCGCCCGCTTCGGCATCTACCTGACGGCCGTGTTCTGGTTCTTGCCCCTCGGCATGGCGTGCGCGTTCCTCGGGGTGCAGCTGGCCGTCTTCGGCGTGATGATGGGGGCGTCATTCGCGCCGAACCACAAGGGCATGCCCACGATCGCCCACGACGCGAAGATCGACTTCTTCTCCCGCCAGGTGCGGACGTCCCGCAATATTCGGGGCGGATGGTGGGTCTCGCTCCTGATGGGAGGCCTGAACTACCAGGTCGAGCACCACCTGTTCCCGTCGATGCCGCGTCCGGCGCTGAAGCACGCCCGGCTCCTCGTCCGCGAGCACTGCGATCGCCTCGACGTGCCCTACACCGAGACCACCCTGTTGCGCTCGTACGGGATCGTCATCCGGTACCTCAACCGGGTCGGACTGTCTGCGCGAGACCCGTTCGCGTGCCCTCTCGTCGCCGAGCTCCGCATCCACTGA
- a CDS encoding heme/hemin ABC transporter substrate-binding protein has translation MRRRIRLAAALALAALALSGCAGVTPAPTASSVVADASTPLSALDLVDDPRGYVGESTAVMADAGIDPVADDPAQALPATVVSHDSAGDSSVTVDDTSRVVAMDLSGSIAATVWGLGFGDTLVGVDQAVTFPGTEDIPVVTSGGHTVNAESVIALRPTLVLTDGSIGPRDVVEQLRDVGIAVVFVANEPSFAGAAQLAHDVAAVYGAPDAGTLLADRVEADVDAKIAEIAAIAPREDGEKLRMLFLYLRGSAGVYYLFGEESGADQLIEGLGGIDVAGELGWDGMKPMTDEAMVAADPDLVLVMTHGIESVGGVDGLLADKPAIALTAAGEHRRFVDMDDGQILSFGPRSALVLDALARAIYAPASGSGS, from the coding sequence GTGAGACGCCGCATCCGCCTCGCGGCCGCTCTGGCGCTGGCAGCCCTCGCGCTGTCGGGGTGCGCCGGGGTGACGCCGGCTCCGACGGCGAGCTCGGTCGTCGCCGATGCGAGCACGCCGCTGTCTGCGCTCGACCTCGTCGACGACCCGCGCGGGTACGTCGGCGAGTCGACGGCCGTGATGGCGGATGCGGGCATCGATCCGGTCGCGGATGACCCCGCGCAGGCGCTGCCCGCGACGGTCGTCTCACACGATTCCGCGGGTGACTCCTCGGTCACGGTCGACGACACGTCTCGCGTCGTGGCGATGGACCTGTCGGGCTCGATCGCGGCGACGGTTTGGGGGCTCGGGTTCGGCGACACCCTCGTCGGCGTCGATCAGGCCGTCACCTTCCCGGGCACGGAAGACATCCCGGTCGTGACGTCGGGCGGGCACACGGTGAACGCTGAATCGGTCATCGCCCTGCGGCCGACGCTCGTGCTCACGGACGGCAGCATCGGCCCCCGCGACGTCGTCGAGCAGTTGCGCGACGTGGGCATCGCGGTCGTCTTCGTCGCGAACGAGCCGTCGTTCGCCGGCGCCGCGCAGTTGGCGCACGACGTGGCGGCGGTCTACGGCGCTCCGGATGCGGGCACCCTGCTGGCCGATCGCGTTGAGGCGGACGTCGACGCGAAGATCGCCGAGATCGCGGCCATCGCACCGCGCGAGGACGGCGAGAAGCTGCGGATGCTGTTCCTCTACCTCCGTGGCAGCGCGGGGGTCTACTACCTCTTCGGCGAGGAATCGGGCGCCGACCAGCTCATCGAGGGCCTCGGCGGGATCGACGTCGCCGGCGAGCTGGGCTGGGACGGCATGAAACCGATGACGGATGAGGCGATGGTCGCCGCCGATCCCGATCTGGTGCTCGTGATGACGCACGGCATCGAGTCCGTCGGCGGAGTCGACGGACTGCTCGCCGACAAGCCCGCGATCGCTCTCACGGCCGCGGGCGAGCACCGCCGCTTCGTCGACATGGACGACGGCCAGATCCTGTCGTTCGGTCCGCGTTCCGCGCTCGTGCTCGACGCGCTGGCGCGGGCGATCTACGCGCCCGCATCCGGATCCGGCTCGTGA
- a CDS encoding FecCD family ABC transporter permease: MSAEVAPARGLPGRRVAVYATGAVLLVVGVIVSAGLGQLAIAPQEVVGSVLRAIGIDNGWAPTDPLIEQTLWQIRFPRIAMSLLVGALLAVAGAVMQAIFGNPLAEPGVVGVSSGAALGAAAAIALGLSFFGSWTTALLAFAGGLGATLLVYGAARAQGRTESVTLILTGIAVNAFAGAGLAILMFLGDTSSREQIVFWQLGSMNGSRWPEVGIVAVVGAVGVAVAIGLARRYDLLALGDRTAAHLGVHVERLRIVSIVLVALLTGVAVAFVGIIAFVGLVIPHLVRMLIGPANRPLLIASALGGGALLVYADVLARTLMPSADLPIGILTSLIGGPFFYWLIRRSRRQGGGWA; this comes from the coding sequence GTGAGCGCAGAGGTCGCGCCCGCCCGCGGACTCCCGGGGCGCCGGGTCGCGGTGTACGCGACCGGAGCGGTGCTGCTCGTCGTCGGCGTCATCGTGTCGGCCGGCCTCGGGCAGCTCGCGATCGCACCGCAGGAGGTCGTCGGCTCGGTGCTGCGGGCGATCGGCATCGACAATGGCTGGGCGCCGACCGATCCGCTCATCGAGCAGACCCTGTGGCAGATCCGCTTCCCGCGGATCGCCATGTCGCTGCTCGTCGGCGCGCTGCTGGCCGTCGCCGGCGCGGTGATGCAGGCCATCTTCGGCAACCCGCTCGCGGAGCCCGGCGTGGTCGGGGTCTCGTCGGGTGCCGCGTTGGGCGCGGCGGCCGCCATCGCCCTGGGCCTGTCGTTCTTCGGTTCGTGGACGACGGCGCTTCTCGCGTTCGCCGGCGGACTCGGGGCGACGCTGCTCGTCTACGGCGCCGCGCGCGCCCAGGGACGCACCGAGTCGGTCACGCTGATCCTGACCGGAATCGCGGTGAACGCCTTCGCGGGCGCGGGCCTGGCGATCCTCATGTTCCTCGGCGATACCTCCTCGCGCGAGCAGATCGTGTTCTGGCAGCTCGGGTCCATGAACGGATCGCGCTGGCCCGAGGTCGGGATCGTCGCCGTCGTCGGCGCGGTGGGGGTCGCGGTCGCGATCGGCCTGGCGCGTCGCTACGACCTGCTGGCGCTCGGCGATCGCACCGCCGCGCACCTCGGTGTGCACGTGGAGCGGCTCCGGATCGTCTCCATCGTGCTCGTCGCGCTCCTCACCGGAGTCGCGGTCGCGTTCGTGGGCATCATCGCGTTCGTCGGGCTCGTCATCCCGCACCTGGTCCGGATGCTGATCGGCCCCGCGAACCGTCCACTGCTCATCGCGTCGGCTCTCGGCGGCGGAGCGCTTCTCGTGTACGCCGACGTGCTCGCCCGCACCCTGATGCCGTCGGCGGACCTGCCGATCGGCATCCTCACCTCGCTGATCGGCGGACCGTTCTTCTACTGGCTGATCCGGCGCAGCCGCCGGCAGGGCGGGGGGTGGGCGTGA
- the purD gene encoding phosphoribosylamine--glycine ligase translates to MRILVLGSGAREHAIILALRAEAAPHELFAAPGNAGIGRDATLVDLDQNDPGAVTGFAHANAVDLVIIGPEAPLVAGVADRLRAQGIPVFGPGRAAAQLEGSKAFAKRVMEAAGVPTGRARRARTLDEVAAALDDLGAPHVVKADGLAAGKGVIVTNDRDAALAHAATYLTTGPVLVEEFLAGPEVSLFFVSDGDTVRPLSPAQDFKRLADGDAGPNTGGMGAYSPLPWLADRFGSEEAFVDQVTREVAEPVIRHLDAEGTPFIGLLYAGLILTDRGVKVIEFNARFGDPETQVVLPRLIDPLSQLLLAAASGTLEDEPRPRFTAETAVTVVLASEGYPAAPLTGRVLTGVDAASAVPGTHVAHAATATDGDALIATGGRVLSVVGIGADAADARDRAYRALAEIDLDGGQFRTDIAARAVTG, encoded by the coding sequence GTGAGAATCCTGGTCCTCGGTTCGGGCGCGCGCGAGCACGCCATCATCCTCGCGCTCCGTGCGGAGGCGGCGCCTCACGAGCTGTTCGCCGCGCCGGGCAACGCGGGCATCGGTCGCGACGCGACACTCGTCGACCTCGATCAGAACGATCCCGGTGCGGTCACGGGCTTCGCCCACGCGAACGCGGTCGACCTGGTCATCATCGGCCCCGAAGCCCCCCTCGTCGCGGGCGTTGCGGATCGACTCCGGGCGCAAGGCATCCCGGTGTTCGGCCCCGGTCGCGCCGCCGCCCAGCTGGAGGGCTCGAAGGCCTTCGCGAAGCGCGTCATGGAAGCGGCCGGCGTGCCGACGGGCCGCGCACGCCGGGCGCGCACGCTCGACGAGGTGGCGGCTGCCCTCGACGATCTGGGCGCACCGCACGTCGTCAAGGCCGACGGTCTCGCCGCCGGCAAGGGCGTCATCGTGACCAATGACCGCGACGCTGCGCTCGCCCACGCCGCCACGTACCTGACGACGGGCCCGGTGCTCGTGGAGGAGTTCCTCGCCGGGCCCGAGGTGTCGCTCTTCTTCGTCAGCGACGGCGACACGGTGCGCCCGCTCAGCCCCGCACAGGACTTCAAGCGCCTCGCCGACGGCGACGCCGGCCCCAACACCGGCGGCATGGGCGCGTACTCGCCCCTCCCCTGGCTCGCCGACCGATTCGGCAGCGAAGAGGCATTCGTCGACCAGGTCACCCGCGAGGTCGCGGAGCCCGTCATCCGGCACCTGGATGCGGAGGGCACCCCGTTCATCGGACTGCTATACGCGGGCCTGATCCTGACCGACCGCGGCGTGAAGGTCATCGAGTTCAACGCGCGCTTCGGCGACCCCGAGACGCAGGTCGTGCTGCCGCGGCTCATCGATCCGCTGTCGCAGCTGCTGCTGGCCGCCGCATCCGGCACCCTCGAAGACGAACCCCGCCCCCGATTCACCGCGGAGACGGCCGTGACCGTGGTGCTCGCGAGCGAGGGATACCCCGCGGCGCCCCTGACGGGCCGCGTGCTCACCGGGGTGGATGCGGCATCCGCCGTGCCCGGCACGCACGTCGCGCACGCCGCGACCGCCACCGACGGCGACGCCCTGATCGCCACGGGTGGCCGCGTGCTGAGCGTCGTCGGCATCGGCGCGGACGCCGCCGACGCCCGCGACCGCGCCTACCGCGCGCTGGCGGAGATCGACCTCGACGGCGGGCAGTTCCGCACCGACATCGCCGCCCGGGCCGTCACCGGCTGA
- a CDS encoding potassium transporter Trk — protein sequence MAEEPQDLPLPRTVVDDRIETVRVRRAPKYGVFLVLGAALGVLVAMILTFAFGGTERASASGVEYGQMQVFGFLALIGIAVGGTLGGVVALLFDRILSPRARQVSVDHERTRVDEV from the coding sequence ATGGCCGAAGAGCCGCAGGACCTCCCCCTTCCCCGCACCGTCGTCGACGACCGGATCGAGACCGTGCGTGTGCGCCGCGCCCCCAAGTACGGCGTGTTCCTTGTGCTCGGTGCCGCGCTCGGCGTCCTCGTGGCCATGATCCTGACCTTCGCGTTCGGCGGCACGGAGCGAGCCAGTGCATCCGGCGTCGAGTACGGCCAGATGCAGGTCTTCGGCTTCCTCGCCCTCATCGGCATCGCCGTCGGCGGCACCCTCGGCGGCGTCGTCGCGCTGCTGTTCGACCGGATTCTCAGCCCGCGCGCGCGCCAGGTATCGGTCGATCACGAGCGCACCCGCGTCGACGAGGTCTGA
- a CDS encoding HtaA domain-containing protein: MSQRSARPGSSARAGWTAALALALAPMALTGAASPAIAAVPAVVDANAAASSAAVSSAAATPAASCTITAGTLTWGFKESFRSYISGTIAKGAWEPTGGATYETPNFGWSAATGEFDPATLVGDVHYVGGVHFTGHNGLLDTTIANPTLRFAADGSGALLLDITSLSMDDAMAGNTENVASLAQVPIVSLDLAAAPLQSSGDSLTVTGTAVPTTMTAEGFAAFGSYDAGTPFDPVTFSFTVECPEPEPTPEPTTEASAATTPTPVAASADGPADLSWIPWLGGGILAAAIIVWAVLRRRTSGATGAETGPANAGDPAGPASAGDNGAPSNAGDNAAPSGADAPATPDDPRTPDGSA, encoded by the coding sequence GTGTCACAGCGCTCTGCCCGCCCCGGTTCGTCCGCCCGCGCGGGATGGACGGCCGCACTCGCGCTGGCACTCGCGCCGATGGCACTGACCGGTGCCGCCTCCCCGGCGATCGCGGCCGTCCCGGCTGTCGTTGACGCCAACGCCGCTGCCTCGAGCGCCGCTGTCTCGAGCGCGGCAGCGACCCCCGCCGCGTCGTGCACGATCACCGCGGGCACCCTGACGTGGGGATTCAAGGAGTCGTTCCGCTCCTATATCTCCGGCACGATCGCGAAGGGCGCGTGGGAACCGACCGGCGGCGCCACCTACGAGACCCCGAACTTCGGATGGTCGGCGGCCACGGGGGAGTTCGATCCCGCGACCCTCGTCGGTGACGTGCACTACGTGGGCGGGGTGCACTTCACGGGGCACAACGGACTCCTCGACACCACCATCGCGAACCCGACTCTGCGCTTCGCCGCCGATGGCTCAGGTGCCCTCCTTCTCGACATCACGTCGCTCAGCATGGACGATGCGATGGCCGGCAACACCGAGAACGTGGCCTCTCTCGCGCAGGTGCCGATCGTGTCGCTCGACCTGGCCGCCGCGCCGCTCCAGTCGTCGGGCGACTCGCTCACCGTGACCGGCACGGCGGTGCCGACGACGATGACGGCCGAGGGCTTCGCTGCGTTCGGAAGCTACGACGCCGGCACCCCGTTCGACCCGGTGACCTTCTCGTTCACGGTCGAGTGCCCCGAACCCGAGCCGACGCCGGAACCGACCACGGAGGCATCCGCCGCGACCACGCCGACCCCGGTCGCGGCCTCCGCTGACGGCCCCGCCGACCTCTCGTGGATCCCCTGGCTCGGTGGCGGTATCCTCGCGGCGGCCATCATCGTCTGGGCTGTGCTGCGGCGCCGCACCTCCGGTGCGACCGGTGCTGAGACGGGCCCCGCCAACGCGGGCGACCCCGCGGGCCCCGCCAGCGCGGGGGACAACGGCGCCCCCTCCAACGCGGGCGACAACGCCGCCCCCTCCGGCGCAGACGCCCCCGCGACCCCGGACGACCCGCGCACTCCGGACGGTTCCGCGTGA